Proteins encoded by one window of Aliivibrio wodanis:
- the radA gene encoding DNA repair protein RadA gives MAKAKRAYVCNDCGADFPRWQGQCSACGAWNTITEVRLAASPQVARNERLTGGYAGSATESEVQSLSSIDLQEVPRFSTTFKEFDRVLGGGIVPGAAILIGGNPGAGKSTLLLQTMCRLAAEMPTLYVTGEESLQQVAMRASRLGLPKDNLKMLSETSIDRICQIAEKEKPKIMVIDSIQVMHVDDVQSSPGSVSQVRESATTLTRYAKQNNVSIFLVGHVTKDGSLAGPKVLEHIIDCSVLLDGSADSRFRTLRCNKNRFGAVNELGVFAMTGQGLKEVNNPSAIFLSRGEEETSGSSVMVVWEGTRPLLVEIQALVDYSQLSNPRRVSVGLDQNRLSMLLAVLHKHGGLQMADQDVFVNVVGGVKVAETSADLALIMALLSSFKDRPLPKDVVVFGEVGLAGEIRPVPSGQERLMEAYKHGFKRAIVPAANMPKGGIEGMQIHGVKKLSEAIDAFDEL, from the coding sequence ATGGCAAAAGCAAAACGTGCCTACGTATGTAATGATTGTGGGGCAGACTTCCCTCGTTGGCAAGGGCAGTGTAGTGCTTGTGGGGCATGGAACACGATAACAGAAGTTCGATTAGCTGCTTCGCCTCAAGTTGCTAGGAATGAACGTTTAACCGGTGGTTATGCTGGTTCAGCCACTGAGTCAGAAGTACAGTCTTTATCAAGTATTGATTTGCAAGAAGTTCCTAGGTTTAGTACTACGTTTAAAGAGTTCGATCGTGTTTTGGGTGGTGGTATTGTACCTGGAGCCGCTATTTTAATTGGTGGTAATCCCGGAGCAGGAAAATCAACGTTATTGTTACAAACGATGTGTCGATTAGCTGCTGAAATGCCAACGTTATACGTTACGGGAGAAGAATCTTTACAACAAGTTGCGATGAGAGCATCACGCCTTGGTTTGCCAAAAGATAATTTAAAGATGCTTTCTGAAACAAGTATTGACCGAATTTGTCAAATTGCAGAAAAAGAAAAGCCTAAGATTATGGTGATCGATTCAATTCAGGTAATGCATGTTGATGATGTACAGTCTTCTCCTGGCAGTGTCTCTCAGGTGAGAGAATCAGCAACCACATTAACGCGTTATGCAAAGCAGAATAATGTGTCTATATTTCTTGTTGGGCATGTGACGAAAGATGGTTCACTTGCTGGGCCAAAAGTACTGGAACACATTATTGACTGTTCAGTACTACTTGATGGCAGTGCCGATAGTCGCTTTAGAACATTACGCTGCAATAAAAACCGATTTGGTGCAGTAAATGAACTGGGTGTGTTTGCGATGACAGGGCAGGGGCTTAAAGAAGTTAATAACCCATCAGCTATTTTCTTGTCTCGTGGCGAGGAGGAAACTTCTGGTAGCTCTGTTATGGTGGTATGGGAAGGGACTCGACCTTTATTAGTAGAAATTCAAGCGTTAGTCGATTACTCCCAATTATCAAATCCGCGTCGAGTGTCGGTTGGCTTGGATCAAAATAGATTATCTATGTTACTGGCAGTGCTGCATAAGCATGGTGGGTTACAAATGGCAGACCAAGATGTATTTGTAAACGTCGTTGGTGGTGTCAAAGTTGCTGAAACCAGTGCCGATTTAGCATTAATAATGGCGCTTCTGTCTAGTTTTAAAGACCGTCCATTACCCAAAGATGTGGTGGTATTTGGTGAAGTAGGTTTAGCTGGCGAAATCCGTCCTGTACCTAGCGGCCAAGAGCGATTGATGGAAGCCTATAAACATGGATTTAAACGTGCAATTGTACCCGCGGCAAATATGCCTAAAGGTGGTATTGAAGGCATGCAAATACATGGTGTAAAGAAATTATCAGAAGCAATTGATGCCTTTGATGAGCTATAA
- the codA gene encoding cytosine deaminase codes for MTNLLIKNVALRDQEGLFQILIQDGQFKTIVSNEQDLAFSGDTLDAEGGLANAPFCEPHVHLDTTQTAGEPSWNISGTLFEGIERWSERKKLLTIEDVKSRAKQTLKWQIANGIQHVRTHVDVSDPTLIALKAMLEVKEEMKEWVDIQIVAFPQEGILSYPNGKELLEEAVQLGADVIGAIPHFEFTREYGIESLHYVFELAQKYDRLIDVHCDEIDDEQSRFVETLAALAHKFNMGEKVTASHTTAMHSYNGAYASRLFRLLKMSGINFVANPLVNIHLQGRFDDYPKRRGITRVKEMLASDINVCFGHDDVFDPWYPLGTANMLQVLHMGLHVCQIMGYEQINQGLDLISYKSARTLNIQDNYGIEEGKPGSLIILPAENGFDALRRQVPVRYSIRQGKVISETQPATTTITLDKPEVVSFKR; via the coding sequence ATGACTAATTTATTAATTAAAAATGTAGCACTACGAGATCAAGAAGGTTTATTCCAAATCTTGATCCAAGATGGTCAATTCAAAACTATCGTATCAAATGAGCAAGATCTTGCTTTTTCAGGTGATACCTTAGATGCTGAGGGCGGCCTTGCCAATGCACCATTTTGTGAACCTCATGTTCACTTAGATACGACTCAAACTGCAGGTGAGCCAAGCTGGAATATCTCAGGAACTCTTTTTGAAGGGATTGAACGTTGGTCTGAGCGTAAAAAACTTCTAACCATTGAAGATGTTAAGAGCCGCGCTAAACAAACACTAAAATGGCAAATCGCGAATGGCATTCAACACGTTCGTACCCATGTAGATGTATCTGATCCAACATTAATCGCACTAAAAGCAATGCTTGAAGTAAAAGAAGAGATGAAAGAGTGGGTTGATATCCAAATCGTCGCTTTTCCTCAAGAAGGCATTCTTTCTTACCCAAATGGTAAAGAGTTATTAGAAGAAGCGGTTCAACTTGGTGCTGATGTTATTGGTGCAATTCCTCATTTTGAATTTACTCGTGAATACGGTATTGAATCTCTACATTACGTTTTTGAACTGGCACAAAAATACGATCGTTTGATCGATGTTCATTGTGATGAGATTGATGATGAACAATCACGTTTTGTTGAAACACTCGCTGCACTTGCTCATAAATTTAATATGGGTGAAAAAGTAACAGCAAGCCACACCACAGCAATGCACTCTTACAACGGTGCTTACGCTTCGCGCTTATTCCGTTTATTAAAAATGTCAGGCATCAACTTTGTTGCAAACCCATTAGTAAATATTCACTTACAAGGTCGCTTTGATGACTATCCGAAACGTCGTGGGATTACCCGCGTTAAAGAGATGCTTGCAAGCGATATCAACGTCTGCTTTGGTCATGATGATGTGTTTGACCCATGGTATCCACTAGGTACAGCAAATATGCTACAAGTACTGCATATGGGGCTGCATGTATGTCAAATCATGGGTTATGAACAAATTAACCAAGGCCTTGACCTAATTAGCTATAAATCAGCAAGAACGTTAAATATTCAAGATAACTATGGTATTGAAGAAGGTAAGCCAGGTAGCTTAATTATTTTACCTGCAGAAAATGGATTTGATGCACTGCGTCGTCAAGTGCCTGTTCGTTACTCTATTCGCCAAGGTAAAGTAATTTCAGAAACTCAACCAGCAACAACGACCATTACTTTAGATAAGCCAGAAGTGGTTTCATTTAAGCGTTAA
- a CDS encoding PilZ domain containing protein — translation MQQEEYQSYVEQLIPVFGEPDFELVCEQVMANEHPSVHLIVKIELKRIMTPCTKAIDLRGRVKGECHQYDLDGYNHWLDDVAINTYHKSIKRFGSYTEGVWEALTNTRNNFRVLHKNKNIIIASGDTKESSPFNTKLIRFGHYLTRSENRLRMSTQVAVLLPNGSLIHGTSSDLSSSGARIKVPTAFEYGLGQIIQVSFPSLAKDTGIKELNGDFPYRILGVHDSDENDSYRWLRLKMEANHDIIATAIDEKLNKTKRRTLHDQKDQIVRSRTQGYEHCFLKHTTNIPLFFSNDTLKYAVITDHNEALWKHWHDEKNQLVINHLFKPDRMQFLIKPGLKASRTHFYTFKHDHEDKELFYSMMSSEGTQEERQLFWRIGAKRKSWKVIRLSLFELNKDDKERLLTVAPEMEGVLSTMTHMGILTEISLPETQKDYLLTDKPNLSAKALNPYRHPLTSNNSAHSLYFDSAPRRAEPRFNYETSVTLSHPATQEGIIGKTIDISTNGLSISLSKPVQLTKKSDVSITFDDLQNLDKNTPLSRITYHVLKIDANGLNVQLQLQDSLHNQKSKAFLGRLIEHNREKLSIDYEQLPSMDMLRIMHQLLLNKLTTSPFFIEKDNHKIRPRYIGVNFPLSRLNKIWQHLGDNDSLNLEPIFKSRVQQLLVDPIRSSTKNSSQHHEIYIAIVIKEGKIRSILTRMLQEFSSYNDRLTFIRKAREHGEFLAIRVTTTAVKNALSTTSEIELSQLAQSAIHYARALEDELSSIVGCGEIADITDEVLIRLELG, via the coding sequence ATGCAGCAAGAAGAATATCAAAGCTACGTAGAGCAACTCATCCCTGTTTTTGGCGAACCTGATTTTGAATTGGTTTGCGAACAAGTCATGGCTAATGAACACCCTTCTGTTCACTTGATTGTTAAAATTGAGCTGAAACGTATAATGACACCTTGCACCAAAGCCATTGATTTACGTGGCCGCGTGAAAGGTGAATGTCATCAATACGACTTAGATGGATACAATCATTGGCTAGATGATGTTGCCATCAATACCTATCATAAAAGTATCAAACGTTTTGGAAGCTATACCGAAGGTGTATGGGAAGCATTAACTAACACCCGAAATAATTTTCGTGTTCTACATAAAAATAAAAACATCATCATTGCATCAGGTGATACAAAAGAAAGCAGCCCATTTAATACTAAATTAATTCGATTTGGTCACTATCTCACACGTAGTGAAAACCGCTTACGAATGTCAACTCAGGTCGCTGTTCTATTACCTAATGGTAGCCTGATTCACGGTACAAGCAGTGATTTATCATCTTCTGGTGCTCGTATCAAAGTACCAACAGCTTTTGAATATGGCTTAGGGCAGATTATTCAAGTTAGCTTTCCAAGTCTTGCTAAAGATACTGGTATTAAGGAGCTTAATGGCGATTTCCCTTATCGTATACTTGGTGTTCACGACAGTGACGAAAATGACAGCTACCGTTGGCTTCGCCTTAAAATGGAAGCGAATCACGATATCATTGCTACCGCTATTGACGAAAAATTAAATAAAACTAAGCGCCGAACACTACATGATCAAAAGGACCAAATAGTTCGTTCGAGAACTCAAGGTTATGAGCACTGTTTTTTAAAACATACCACCAATATTCCTCTATTTTTCTCTAATGACACCCTAAAATATGCAGTCATTACTGATCATAATGAAGCATTATGGAAACATTGGCACGATGAAAAAAACCAACTGGTTATTAATCATCTATTTAAACCTGACCGTATGCAGTTTTTAATCAAACCTGGATTAAAAGCCAGTCGCACTCATTTTTATACATTTAAGCACGATCACGAAGACAAAGAGCTCTTCTATTCAATGATGTCATCAGAAGGAACTCAAGAAGAGAGACAACTATTTTGGCGTATTGGTGCGAAAAGAAAAAGTTGGAAAGTAATTCGACTGTCTTTATTTGAATTAAATAAAGACGATAAAGAACGACTTTTAACAGTTGCTCCTGAGATGGAAGGTGTACTTTCAACGATGACTCATATGGGGATCTTAACCGAGATCAGTTTACCTGAAACTCAAAAAGATTACTTATTAACAGATAAACCAAATCTTTCTGCAAAAGCATTAAACCCATACCGCCATCCACTAACATCAAATAACTCAGCTCACTCTCTTTATTTTGATTCTGCTCCTCGTCGAGCTGAACCAAGATTTAATTACGAAACATCGGTGACTTTATCCCATCCAGCCACTCAAGAAGGGATCATTGGAAAAACCATAGATATTTCAACTAACGGGCTATCTATTAGTCTAAGTAAACCAGTGCAGTTAACCAAAAAATCCGATGTGAGCATCACGTTTGATGATCTTCAAAATTTAGATAAAAATACACCACTAAGTCGTATTACTTATCATGTACTCAAGATAGATGCTAACGGGTTAAATGTTCAGTTACAGCTCCAAGATAGTTTACACAACCAAAAGAGTAAGGCTTTCTTAGGCCGTCTAATTGAGCACAACCGTGAAAAGCTTTCGATTGATTATGAACAATTACCATCAATGGATATGCTAAGGATAATGCATCAATTATTACTTAATAAATTAACAACAAGTCCATTTTTTATTGAAAAAGATAATCATAAAATTAGGCCTCGTTATATTGGTGTAAACTTTCCACTAAGTCGATTAAATAAAATTTGGCAGCATTTAGGGGATAATGACAGTTTAAATTTAGAGCCTATTTTTAAATCTCGAGTACAACAATTGCTCGTAGACCCAATACGCTCCTCAACAAAAAATAGCTCTCAGCATCATGAGATCTACATCGCAATAGTCATTAAAGAAGGGAAGATACGTTCAATTTTAACGCGAATGTTACAAGAGTTTTCCTCTTATAATGATCGTTTAACCTTTATTAGAAAAGCAAGGGAACATGGCGAATTCTTAGCTATTCGCGTAACAACGACAGCGGTGAAAAATGCTTTATCTACCACTTCTGAAATTGAATTAAGCCAACTTGCTCAATCAGCTATTCACTATGCTAGAGCGTTAGAAGATGAGCTATCAAGCATTGTAGGGTGTGGTGAAATAGCCGATATCACAGATGAAGTTCTTATTCGTTTAGAGCTTGGGTAA
- the deoB gene encoding phosphopentomutase — MKRAIILVLDSFGIGAAGDAEKFGDVGSDTMGHIAEQCDKGLADNSNRQGPLTLPNLSKLGLAMAGKESTGQFAAGLDANAEIIGAYGHAAELSSGKDTPSGHWEIAGVPVLFDWGYFSDKTNSFPKELTDRILARANLSGYLGNCHASGTQVLDDLGEEHMKTGMPIFYTSADSVFQIACHEETFGLDNLLTLCQIAREELADYNIGRVIARPFVGEGKGKFERTGNRRDLSLEPPAITVLQKLVEEKNGHVHSIGKISDIYAGCGITQKTKATGIPALFDATKDAIETAGDNTIVFTNFVDFDSAYGHRRDVAGYAAALEYFDGRLPEIMDMLKEDDILILTADHGCDPTWPGTDHTREHIPVIVYGHKVPAGSLGRRETFADIGQTLAEYFETSDMEYGKSFL; from the coding sequence ATGAAACGTGCAATAATTTTAGTACTAGATTCATTTGGTATCGGTGCCGCAGGCGACGCTGAAAAATTTGGCGATGTAGGTTCAGATACTATGGGTCATATTGCTGAGCAGTGTGATAAAGGCCTAGCTGACAACAGTAATCGTCAAGGACCTTTAACTCTTCCAAACCTTTCTAAACTTGGTTTAGCGATGGCGGGTAAAGAATCAACAGGTCAATTTGCAGCAGGTTTAGATGCGAACGCAGAGATCATTGGTGCTTACGGTCATGCGGCTGAATTGTCTTCAGGTAAAGATACGCCTTCAGGTCACTGGGAAATCGCCGGTGTTCCAGTATTGTTTGATTGGGGTTACTTTTCTGATAAAACAAACAGCTTCCCTAAAGAACTGACTGATCGCATTCTTGCTCGTGCAAATCTTTCTGGTTACCTAGGTAACTGCCATGCATCAGGAACTCAAGTACTTGATGATCTGGGTGAAGAGCACATGAAAACAGGCATGCCTATTTTCTATACCTCTGCTGATTCAGTATTCCAAATTGCCTGTCATGAAGAGACATTTGGTTTAGATAATTTGCTAACGCTTTGTCAGATTGCTCGTGAAGAGCTTGCTGATTACAACATTGGCCGTGTAATTGCGCGTCCATTTGTAGGTGAAGGCAAAGGTAAATTTGAGCGTACAGGTAATCGTCGTGATTTATCACTAGAGCCACCAGCAATTACCGTGCTGCAAAAATTAGTTGAAGAGAAGAATGGCCACGTTCATTCAATTGGCAAGATCTCTGATATTTACGCAGGTTGCGGTATTACTCAAAAAACCAAAGCGACAGGTATTCCTGCGTTGTTTGATGCGACTAAAGACGCGATTGAAACGGCAGGTGATAACACTATCGTATTTACTAACTTTGTCGATTTTGATTCAGCGTATGGTCATCGTCGCGATGTGGCAGGTTATGCCGCAGCATTAGAATATTTTGATGGTCGTCTTCCTGAGATCATGGATATGTTAAAAGAAGATGATATTCTGATCCTAACGGCTGATCACGGTTGTGATCCAACATGGCCAGGAACCGATCATACACGTGAACATATTCCTGTTATTGTTTATGGTCATAAAGTACCTGCTGGCTCATTAGGGCGTCGTGAGACATTTGCAGATATTGGTCAAACCTTAGCAGAGTACTTTGAAACCTCTGATATGGAATATGGAAAATCTTTCCTATAA
- the fusA gene encoding elongation factor G (EF-G) — translation MTDLSKYRNIGIFAHVDAGKTTTTERILKLTGTIHKTGEVHDGESTTDFMEQEAERGITIQSAAVSCFWNDHRFNVIDTPGHVDFTVEVYRSLKVLDGGIGVFCGSGGVEPQSETNWRYANESEVARIIFVNKLDRMGADFFRVVKQTQDVLGANPLVMVLPIGIEDDFVGVVDLLTRKAYVWDETGLPENYEITDIPADMVDQVEEYREMLVETAVEQDDDLMEAYMEGEEPTIEQLKVCIRKGTRTMDFFPAYCGSAFKNKGMQLILDAVVDYLPSPTEVDPQPLMDEEGAETGEHAIVSTEETFKALAFKIMDDRFGALTFVRIYSGKLNKGDTILNSFTGKTERVGRMVEMQADERKELTSAQAGDIIAIVGMKNVQTGHTLCDPKHSVTLEPMVFPVPVISIAVTPKDKGGSEKMGIAIGKMVAEDPSFQVETDEETGETILKGMGELHLDIKVDILKRTYGVDLTVGQPQVAYRETITQPVEDSYTHKKQSGGSGQFGKIDYVMKPGEVGSGFSFKSSVVGGNVPKEFWPAIEKGFKGMMDTGVLAGFPVLDVEIELIDGGFHAVDSSAVAFEIAAKGAFRQSMPKAGAQLLEPIMAVDVFTPDDHVGDVIGDLNRRRGMIKDQMAGVTGVRVKADIPLSEMFGYIGSLRTMTSGRGQFSMEFSHYAPCPMNVAEQVIADVKEANAKK, via the coding sequence ATGACTGATTTATCTAAATACAGAAATATTGGTATTTTCGCGCACGTTGATGCGGGTAAAACTACCACAACTGAGCGTATCCTAAAACTTACTGGTACTATCCACAAAACTGGTGAAGTTCATGACGGCGAATCTACGACTGACTTCATGGAACAGGAAGCTGAGCGCGGAATTACTATCCAGTCAGCAGCTGTAAGTTGTTTCTGGAACGATCACCGTTTTAACGTTATCGATACTCCTGGACACGTTGACTTCACAGTTGAAGTTTACCGTTCTCTTAAAGTACTTGACGGTGGTATCGGTGTATTCTGTGGTTCTGGTGGTGTTGAACCTCAATCAGAAACTAACTGGCGTTACGCGAACGAATCAGAAGTTGCACGTATTATCTTCGTTAACAAACTAGACCGTATGGGCGCTGACTTCTTCCGTGTTGTTAAGCAAACTCAAGACGTACTAGGTGCTAACCCACTAGTTATGGTTCTTCCTATCGGTATCGAAGACGATTTCGTTGGTGTTGTTGACCTTCTAACTCGTAAAGCATATGTTTGGGACGAAACTGGTCTTCCAGAAAACTACGAAATCACTGATATCCCTGCGGATATGGTTGATCAAGTAGAAGAATACCGTGAGATGCTAGTTGAGACTGCTGTAGAGCAAGACGACGACCTAATGGAAGCTTACATGGAAGGCGAAGAGCCAACTATTGAGCAACTAAAAGTATGTATCCGTAAGGGTACTCGCACAATGGATTTCTTCCCAGCTTACTGTGGTTCTGCGTTTAAGAACAAAGGTATGCAACTAATCCTTGATGCTGTTGTTGATTACCTACCTTCTCCAACTGAAGTTGATCCACAACCTCTAATGGATGAAGAAGGCGCAGAAACTGGCGAACACGCTATCGTTTCTACAGAAGAAACATTTAAAGCACTAGCATTCAAAATCATGGATGACCGTTTTGGTGCACTAACGTTCGTACGTATTTACTCTGGTAAACTGAACAAGGGTGATACTATCCTTAACTCGTTCACTGGTAAAACTGAGCGTGTTGGCCGTATGGTTGAGATGCAAGCTGATGAACGTAAAGAACTAACTAGCGCACAAGCTGGTGATATCATCGCTATCGTTGGTATGAAAAACGTTCAAACTGGTCACACTCTATGTGATCCTAAGCATTCAGTAACACTTGAGCCAATGGTATTCCCTGTACCTGTAATCTCTATCGCAGTAACGCCTAAAGATAAAGGCGGTTCTGAGAAAATGGGTATTGCTATCGGTAAAATGGTTGCAGAAGATCCATCTTTCCAAGTTGAAACTGACGAAGAAACTGGTGAAACAATCCTTAAAGGTATGGGTGAACTTCACCTAGACATTAAGGTTGATATCCTTAAGCGTACATACGGTGTAGACCTTACTGTTGGTCAACCTCAAGTTGCTTACCGTGAAACTATTACTCAACCTGTTGAAGATAGCTACACGCATAAGAAACAATCTGGTGGTTCTGGTCAGTTCGGTAAGATCGACTACGTTATGAAGCCAGGTGAAGTTGGTTCAGGTTTCTCGTTCAAGTCTTCTGTTGTGGGCGGTAACGTTCCTAAAGAATTCTGGCCTGCAATCGAGAAAGGCTTCAAAGGCATGATGGATACTGGTGTTCTTGCTGGTTTCCCTGTTCTTGATGTTGAAATCGAACTAATTGATGGTGGTTTCCACGCAGTCGATTCATCTGCAGTAGCATTTGAAATCGCAGCGAAAGGCGCATTCCGTCAATCTATGCCAAAAGCTGGTGCTCAACTTCTAGAACCAATCATGGCTGTAGACGTATTTACTCCAGATGATCACGTTGGTGATGTAATCGGTGACCTTAACCGTCGTCGTGGCATGATCAAAGACCAAATGGCTGGCGTAACTGGTGTTCGTGTTAAAGCTGACATCCCTCTTTCAGAAATGTTTGGTTACATCGGTTCACTACGTACAATGACTTCTGGTCGTGGTCAGTTCTCTATGGAGTTCTCTCACTACGCACCTTGTCCAATGAACGTAGCAGAGCAAGTAATTGCTGACGTTAAAGAAGCTAACGCTAAGAAGTAA
- the deoD gene encoding purine nucleoside phosphorylase produces MATPHINAEMGDFADVVLMPGDPIRAKYIAETFLDDVVQVCDVRNMYGFTGTYKGRKISVMGHGMGIPSCSIYMTELIKDFGVKKVIRVGSCGAVNDGIKLRDVVIGMGACTDSKVNRIRFKDHDFAAIADYEMVRNAELAAQARGIDVKVGNLFSAELFYTPDPSMFDLLDKYGVVGVEMEAAGMYGVAAEYGAKALAICTVSDHIKTGEQTTSDERATTFDEMMLIALDSVLLGDK; encoded by the coding sequence ATGGCTACTCCACATATTAATGCTGAGATGGGTGATTTTGCAGACGTAGTACTGATGCCTGGAGACCCTATTCGTGCAAAATACATTGCAGAGACTTTTCTTGATGATGTAGTTCAAGTGTGTGACGTTCGTAATATGTACGGCTTTACAGGTACTTATAAAGGACGCAAAATCTCAGTAATGGGCCATGGTATGGGTATTCCATCATGCTCTATTTACATGACTGAATTAATTAAAGATTTTGGCGTTAAAAAAGTGATCCGTGTTGGTAGTTGTGGTGCTGTTAATGATGGAATCAAATTACGTGATGTTGTGATTGGTATGGGTGCATGTACTGACTCAAAGGTTAATCGTATTCGTTTTAAAGACCATGATTTTGCTGCGATTGCTGATTATGAAATGGTTCGTAATGCAGAGTTAGCAGCTCAAGCACGTGGTATCGATGTAAAAGTGGGTAACCTTTTCTCTGCTGAGTTGTTCTACACGCCAGATCCAAGCATGTTTGATTTACTAGATAAATACGGTGTTGTAGGCGTCGAGATGGAAGCTGCGGGTATGTACGGTGTTGCTGCTGAATACGGTGCAAAAGCATTAGCAATCTGTACTGTATCTGATCATATTAAAACTGGTGAGCAAACAACATCAGATGAGCGTGCAACAACATTTGATGAAATGATGTTAATTGCTCTTGATTCAGTCTTACTTGGCGACAAGTAA
- a CDS encoding peripheral membrane protein, with the protein MLSQNFAIKGLMLLSLMAFSYFILINSTVISDSNQVIQNKQLQDLSRIMVRQAALFSIDNIKQDNHEGLLQLTNNLANESLVFDATIYDAEGGILAKSDNALTASQITGLNTPLSIDGIGRQQLIEPIIKNNHLMGFLRITFEKSTLTGFANHHYRKSDRLMFGMLAISLVSGMLIMALLRKKKKSAKPPITNLFGGKS; encoded by the coding sequence ATGCTATCTCAAAATTTTGCTATCAAAGGTCTAATGCTACTTTCTCTTATGGCATTTAGTTACTTTATTCTAATCAATAGTACGGTGATCAGTGACAGCAACCAAGTGATTCAAAATAAACAATTACAAGACTTAAGTCGGATTATGGTACGCCAAGCTGCACTTTTTTCTATTGATAATATTAAGCAAGATAATCATGAAGGCTTACTGCAACTTACCAATAATTTAGCTAACGAATCATTAGTGTTTGATGCGACGATTTATGATGCAGAAGGCGGTATTTTAGCCAAAAGTGACAATGCGCTTACCGCCTCTCAGATTACAGGATTAAACACCCCGCTTTCTATCGATGGTATTGGCCGCCAACAATTAATAGAGCCAATCATAAAAAATAATCATTTAATGGGTTTTTTAAGAATTACCTTTGAGAAATCAACACTGACAGGATTTGCTAATCACCACTATCGTAAAAGTGACCGTTTGATGTTTGGTATGCTGGCAATCAGTCTTGTCTCTGGAATGCTAATTATGGCTTTACTACGTAAAAAGAAAAAATCAGCTAAACCACCAATTACTAACTTATTTGGTGGGAAATCATAA
- the serB gene encoding phosphoserine phosphatase yields MDTITPLSIKKHITLVSRFITSVTTSQLDIKSVGWIIYGSHLSPLHFKDIDFFVGTDTEIVRTWKVGSYEVAAIAGELTPEHKIIIDELGLDYAEIKNIPDLSKPGVILFDMDSTAIEIECIDEIAILAGVGKQVSEVTERAMQGELDFKESLLQRVGSLAGADEAILAKVKSELPFMPEIRELVATMQKYGWKAAIASGGFTYFSDYLKDELNLVHAQSNQLEILDGKLTGKVIGDIVSAETKAEILVELADKYDVEISNTVAVGDGANDLVMMEAAGLGIAYHAKPKVQQQAQAAIRHADLGGVVCILSASLLLNKKLSW; encoded by the coding sequence ATGGATACGATAACCCCACTCTCGATTAAGAAACATATAACACTTGTTAGCCGATTTATTACTTCGGTGACGACTTCTCAATTAGATATAAAATCAGTAGGTTGGATAATCTACGGCTCACATCTTTCTCCTCTTCATTTTAAAGATATAGATTTCTTTGTTGGAACTGATACCGAAATAGTTCGTACTTGGAAAGTTGGATCGTATGAAGTTGCTGCAATTGCTGGTGAACTCACACCAGAACATAAAATAATTATTGATGAACTTGGCTTAGATTATGCTGAAATAAAGAATATTCCAGATTTATCGAAACCTGGGGTCATTTTATTTGATATGGATTCTACGGCTATTGAAATCGAATGTATCGATGAAATAGCTATATTAGCAGGTGTTGGCAAGCAAGTATCAGAAGTCACAGAACGAGCAATGCAGGGTGAACTCGATTTTAAAGAAAGTTTACTTCAACGTGTAGGAAGCTTGGCTGGTGCAGATGAAGCGATCCTTGCTAAAGTTAAATCTGAACTTCCTTTTATGCCTGAAATTAGAGAACTGGTCGCAACGATGCAGAAGTATGGTTGGAAAGCCGCAATTGCTTCTGGCGGGTTTACTTATTTTTCCGATTATCTAAAAGACGAATTAAATTTAGTACACGCACAATCCAATCAACTTGAAATCCTTGATGGAAAGCTGACAGGGAAAGTTATTGGAGACATTGTTAGTGCTGAAACAAAAGCAGAGATCTTAGTTGAATTAGCTGATAAGTATGACGTTGAGATCAGCAATACGGTCGCCGTTGGTGATGGTGCTAATGATCTGGTAATGATGGAGGCTGCAGGTCTTGGTATTGCCTATCATGCTAAACCTAAAGTTCAACAGCAAGCTCAAGCTGCTATTCGTCATGCTGATTTAGGTGGGGTTGTTTGTATTCTTTCTGCCTCGTTATTATTGAATAAAAAATTGAGTTGGTAG